Proteins encoded by one window of Camelus bactrianus isolate YW-2024 breed Bactrian camel chromosome 9, ASM4877302v1, whole genome shotgun sequence:
- the PDP2 gene encoding pyruvate dehydrogenase [acetyl-transferring]-phosphatase 2, mitochondrial: MSSTVSYWILNSARNSIATLRGGQRLYTRCASNRDKSKWRLSAWGPATLKNSAPCGGFALQKAYRHTSTEEDFHLQLSPEQVNEVLRAGELAHKILDLINGVPNSVLQFESNQLAANSPVEDRRGVASCLQTNGLMFGIFDGHGGHACAQAVSERLFYYVAVSLMSQQTLEQMEGAMESMKPLLPILQWLKHPGDSIYKDVTSVHLDHLRVYWQELLDLHMEMGLNIEEALMYSFQRLDSDISLEIQVPLEDEMTRNLSLQVAFSGATACMAHVDGVHLHVANAGDCRAILGVQEDNGIWSCLPLTRDHNAWNPTELSRLKREHPESEDRTVIMDNRLLGVLMPCRAFGDVQLKWSKELQRSVLESGFDTEALNIYQFTPPHYYTPPYLTARPEVTYHRLRPQDKFLVLASDGLWDVLGNEDVVRLVVEHLAEAGRHKPDLAQRPANLGLMQSLLLQRKAQGLHAADQNAATRLIRYAIGSNEYGELEPERLTAMLTLPEDLARMYRDDITVTVVYFNSDSIDAYYKGS, from the coding sequence ATGTCAAGTACTGTGTCCTACTGGATTTTAAATTCTGCAAGGAACAGCATTGCCACATTACGAGGAGGACAACGTTTATATACAAGATGTGCCTCAAATAGGGATAAATCAAAATGGAGGCTCTCTGCCTGGGGACCAGCTACCCTAAAAAACAGTGCCCCGTGTGGTGGCTTTGCTCTGCAGAAAGCCTACAGACACACGTCAACAGAAGAAGATTTTCACTTGCAGCTCAGCCCTGAGCAGGTAAATGAGGTGCTGCGAGCCGGTGAGTTGGCCCACAAGATTCTTGACCTCATTAATGGAGTCCCAAATTCGGTGCTGCAATTTGAGAGCAACCAGCTGGCTGCCAATTCCCCGGTGGAGGACCGGCGAGGTGTAGCCTCCTGCCTACAAACCAACGGGCTGATGTTTGGCATCTTCGATGGACATGGTGGCCACGCCTGTGCTCAAGCAGTGAGTGAGAGGCTCTTCTACTACGTGGCAGTGTCACTGATGTCCCAGCAGACCCTGGAACAGATGGAGGGGGCGATGGAAAGCATGAAGCCCCTGCTGCCCATTCTGCAGTGGCTCAAGCACCCAGGGGACAGTATCTACAAGGATGTCACATCAGTGCACCTTGATCACCTCCGTGTCTACTGGCAGGAGCTGCTTGACCTGCACATGGAAATGGGGCTGAACATTGAGGAAGCATTGATGTACTCCTTCCAGAGACTGGATTCTGACATCTCGCTAGAGATCCAGGTCCCCCTGGAAGATGAGATGACCAGGAACCTTTCACTACAGGTTGCTTTCTCTGGGGCAACAGCTTGTATGGCCCACGTCGACGGAGTTCACTTGCATGTGGCAAATGCTGGTGACTGCCGGGCCATCCTTGGTGTCCAAGAGGACAATGGCATATGGTCTTGTCTGCCCCTCACCCGGGACCACAATGCCTGGAACCCAACCGAACTGTCACGGCTAAAGAGGGAGCATCCTGAGTCAGAGGACAGGACAGTCATCATGGACAACAGGCTGCTGGGCGTCCTCATGCCCTGCAGGGCATTTGGGGACGTCCAGCTGAAGTGGAGTAAAGAGCTGCAGCGCAGCGTCCTGGAGAGTGGCTTTGACACCGAGGCCCTCAACATTTACCAGTTCACCCCCCCTCACTACTATACTCCCCCTTACCTGACAGCTAGGCCTGAGGTCACATACCACAGGCTGAGGCCCCAGGATAAGTTCCTTGTGCTTGCCTCAGATGGCCTATGGGATGTGCTGGGCAATGAGGATGTGGTGAGGCTGGTGGTGGAGCACTTGGCGGAAGCGGGTCGGCACAAGCCCGACCTGGCCCAGAGACCTGCCAATCTGGGACTCATGCAGAGCCTGCTGCTGCAGAGGAAAGCCCAAGGGCTCCATGCTGCTGACCAAAACGCAGCCACACGTCTGATCAGATATGCCATAGGAAGCAACGAGTATGGGGAGTTGGAGCCGGAGCGGCTGACAGCGATGCTGACTTTACCGGAGGACTTGGCGAGGATGTACAGGGATGATATCACCGTCACGGTGGTGTATTTTAACTCAGACTCAATTGATGCATATTACAAGGGGAGTTAA
- the CA7 gene encoding carbonic anhydrase 7 — MTGHHGWGYGQNDGPSHWHKLYPIAQGDRQSPINIVSSQAVYSPSLKPLELSYESCTSLSITNNGHSVQVDFNDSDDRTVVTGGPLDGPYRLKQFHFHWGKKHSVGSEHTVDGKSFPSELHLVHWNAKKYSTFGEAASAPDGLAVVGVFLETGDEHPSMNRLTDALYMVRFKGTKAQFSCFNPKCLLPASWHYWTYPGSLTTPPLSESVTWIVLREPISISERQMEKFRSLLFTSEDDERIHMVNNFRPPQPLKGRVVKASFRA, encoded by the exons ATGACCGGCCACCACGGCTGGGGCTACGGCCAGAACGACG GCCCCTCACACTGGCACAAGCTGTATCCCATTGCCCAGGGAGACCGCCAGTCACCAATCAATATCGTGTCCAGCCAGGCTGTGTACTCGCCCAGCCTTAAGCCACTAGAGCTTTCCTATGAGTCCTGCACGTCCCTCAGCATCACCAACAATGGCCACTCTGTCCAGGTGGACTTCAATGACAGCGATGATCGAACTG TGGTGACTGGGGGCCCCCTGGATGGGCCCTACCGGCTCAAGCAGTTCCACTTCCACTGGGGCAAGAAGCACAGCGTGGGCTCAGAGCACACGGTGGATGGCAAGTCATTCCCCAGCGAG CTGCACCTGGTTCATTGGAACGCCAAGAAATACAGCACCTTTGGGGAGGCGGCCTCAGCACCTGATGGCCTGGCTGTGGTTGGTGTCTTCTTAGAG ACGGGGGACGAGCACCCCAGCATGAACCGTCTGACAGATGCACTCTACATGGTTCGGTTTAAG GGCACCAAGGCCCAGTTCAGCTGCTTCAATCCCAAGTGCCTCCTGCCTGCTAGCTGGCACTACTGGACCTACCCCGGCTCCTTGACAACGCCCCCACTGAGCGAGAGTGTCACGTGGATTGTGCTCCGGGAGCCCATCAGCATCTCTGAGAGGCAG ATGGAGAAGTTCCGGAGCCTACTTTTCACCTCAGAGGATGATGAAAGAATCCACATGGTGAACAACTTCCGGCCGCCACAGCCACTGAAGGGTCGTGTGGTCAAGGCCTCCTTCCGAGCCTAA